One Phaseolus vulgaris cultivar G19833 chromosome 11, P. vulgaris v2.0, whole genome shotgun sequence genomic window carries:
- the LOC137834984 gene encoding uncharacterized protein yields MSYKELLAMPGMANQLRFPSKFDRNLGPHKEIWCDFHKAFGHDLKHYIALGYQLAGLVKDGFLKEYLEGNQDQPKENLQSADQRHEVFVHGKINTIAGGFSGGGCTASQCKRYAREVMIVEAREPDQSVEPDLYFTKDDLRDVVPHENDPVVISVVTVGRKVHRVLIDQGTSTDMMFWGTFNKLQLSPDKLRPYDGCLFGFTRDQIEVRDHVELRTTFSDGTSSRTTNIRYLVVNTASTYNILLGRPALNRLGTVASTRHMKMKLPSLEGEVIVIRFDQKAMRKCYENSLKNKRGICVVAD; encoded by the coding sequence ATGTCTTATAAGGAGCTGCTGGCTATGCCAGGGATGGCAAACCAACTAAGGTTTCCCTCGAAATTCGATAGGAATTTGGGTCCACACAAGGAGATCTGGTGCGATTTCCACAAAGCCTTCGGGCATGATCTGAAGCACTACATAGCTCTCGGTTACCAGCTGGCAGGGCTGGTGAAGGATGGTTTCTTGAAGGAATACCTTGAAGGGAACCAGGACCAACCAAAGGAGAATCTGCAATCAGCGGACCAGAGGCACGAGGTGTTTGTCCATGGCAAGATTAATACAATCGCGGGAGGATTTTCGGGAGGAGGTTGTACTGCCTCTCAGTGTAAGAGATATGCGAGGGAGGTGATGATAGTGGAGGCACGAGAGCCTGATCAGTCGGTCGAGCCCGACCTCTACTTCACCAAGGATGACTTGAGAGATGTAGTCCCACATGAGAACGATCCAGTGGTGATCTCGGTCGTGACAGTGGGAAGAAAAGTTCACAGAGTCCTTATTGACCAGGGCACCTCGACCGACATGATGTTCTGGGGGACCTTCAACAAACTACAGTTGTCACCCGACAAGCTAAGACCTTACGACGGTTGTCTGTTTGGTTTCACTAGAGACCAGATTGAAGTAAGGGACCACGTGGAGTTAAGGACGACCTTTTCAGATGGCACCTCATCTCGTACTACCAATATCAGGTACTTAGTTGTTAACACAGCTTCAACTTATAACATACTTTTGGGTAGACCTGCCTTGAACAGGTTAGGCACGGTGGcctcaacgaggcacatgaagatgaagttgccctcCCTTGAGGGAGAGGTAATTGTTATCAGGTTTGACCAGAAGGCAATGAGAaagtgttatgagaacagcctgaagaacaagagagGAATATGTGTGGTCGCCGACTAG